In the genome of Paenibacillus sp. GP183, the window CTCGCGCATCCAACCAAATCGATGAGGGGCCTGGAAGTATGCGAATACCGTGATTGTTCCAGACCGGATTCCAGTTTTTCAGTCCTTCTGTGTAGTGCCACATTCGATCCTTGTTAACGACTCGTCCACCTGCTTCTTCAGTAATGGTAATCATCCGTCCATCGACATGCGCGGGAACCCCTGAAAGCATATGCTTAGGAGGCTCTCCAAGCCGACTAGGCCAATTTTTCCGGATCAAATCATGATTACCCCCTATACCGCCTGTGGTAACGATCACCGCTTGAGCTTGATAATTAAATTCTCCTATCACCTCTCTGGAGCTTTCTACACCGCGGGATGATGAACTTGGAGCAAGTATAGATCCGCTCACGCCAACAATAGCACCGTTCCTCTTCACAAGCTGGTCAATGCGATGACGCGGCCGAAACTCGGCACTTCCATCTTTCATGTGTTGTCGAATGCGTCGTTCGAAGGGTGCAACAACGCCTGGCCCTGTTCCCCATACGATGTGGAATCTGGGTACAGAGTTTCCATGCCCCTCAGCCAGATAGCCGCCTCGTTCGGCCCAGCCAACTATTGGAAAAAAGCGCACACCCATATCGTGCAGCCATGCGCGTTTCTCCCCGGCTGCAAATTCTACATAAGCCTCTGCCCATTTTCGTCCCCAATAATCCTCGTCGTCTTCCTTATCGAAACCAGCTGAACCCATCCAGTCTTGCCAAGCCAATTCTTTGGAATCCTTAATGCCCAATCGGCGCTGCTCCGGGGAATTGACTAGAAACAAACCTCCAAACGACCACCATGCTTGGCCGCCGATTGAGGATTCAGGCTCTTGATCCAAAAGCAATACTTTTTTCCCGGCATCGGCAATTTCTGCCGCTGCAACCAGACCCGTTAGTCCGGCCCCTGCCACTATTACATCGAAATCCACAATGAAAACCTCCTAAATGATCACATCTTATCACTTTCAGGTAAATCTTTAGTTAGAAGTGCTTTCATTTGAATAGTTAGATAATATTAGTGACGCTTTTTCTATTTTATGACAATTAAATAGACATTACTAGATATTCTTAGCAGCACTTTGAATGATGCATAAATATAGATAAGGGCCGGGGCACCTGCAACAAGGTGCTTGCCGGCCCTTTCTATGTGAGTGTCATAGCGGATGCAGAGATAACTCCAAAAATTGACAAACTCTTTTTTCAGCATATGTTCAGGTATGCATATTATTATGAACCTATTCGAACAAAGGGGGAAAAAGTTTAATGTAATAGTGGAGGATTCAAATCGAACATTGGACTATTCAAAAAGTTATCTAAATAATAAATTTTAGCACATAAGGTACAAACATTTATTTTAAAAAGGCGGTGCATGGGTTTATGGCCAAAAAGGCGAAAATGATTTCGATTGCTGTTGCCGGGCTTTTACTATTCGGTGGCGGTGTTACGTATTATATTGAAAAGCCTGCTGCTGTCGCGGCTCAAAATATTCAACTCGCGACAGTTCTGCGCGGGGATGTATCCCAAACTGTGTCTGTGTCCGGAACTCTCGCTCCTGCCAATCAAGTCAGCTTCTCTTCTCCAGGTAATGGTGCTAAAATCAGCGCAATGAATGTGAAAGTCGGAGCTAAAGTACAAGCGGGTCAAGTTCTGGCGACCTTCGATAGCACATCTGCTCAAATTCAATTGGAAAGCGCTAAAGCAAATTTTGCTTCAGCGCAAACAAAATTATCGCAAGCCAAGAAAGGTTCGACTAGTGCTCAAATTGCTGTTCAAAGTGCCAATGTGGAAAAAGCAAAGGCAAATTTGAATGATGCGATTTCAAATTATGACGCTGCAGCTAACGATCCGAAATCTACAACCTCGAAGAAAGATCAAGCCAAAGCATCGAAGGATCAGGCGCAAGCCGCGTATGATTCTGCTGTAGAACAATTAAAAAGCCTTAAGGCAGGACCTGACGCATCTAGTGTTCAATCTGCTCAAGCTTCCGTTGATCAGGCTGGGTCGCAGGTTACCCAGGCTCAACAAACACTTGATTCCTATACGATTAAAGCACCTTTTGACGGCGTTGTTTCTGCTGTGAATGGACAAGTTGGTTCCCCTTCAGCTAATAATGCTGCTTTGCTTATTTTGGATGATGCAAGCTCCGCAGTGCTGACGGCCACCTTGCAGGTAAGTCAGACCGATATTACCAAGATTCAGTCTGGAATGGCTGCCGAAGTGACAACCACTGCATTGCAAGGTAAAACATGGAAAGGAACCGTTACGACGGTTGCCCCTGACTCTACAACAAGTAATGGACTTACTACGTACGCTGTTGGGTTAAATGTTGAAAATCCGGATGGACTGTTGCGCAGCGGAATAAGCATTAACGTGACTATTACTACAGGAACGCATAGTAATGTTCTTTATATCCCTTCTATGGCTTTAAAACAAACAGGGAATAGGACAGGTGTATATATCCAAGATTCTGCAGCGGGAACGAATTCGAACTCGAGTCCAAGTTCTAGTGGAAACAAACAGGGAAATTCATCCCAGAATTCTTCTATTAACGGATTAAAATTTGTACCGATCCAAACTAGATATCTTACAGGCTCTAAGGTTGAGGTGACTTCAGGTCTTACAGAAGGTGAACAGATCGCTATCGTCATGCCAACGCCTTCCTCCAATAATAACCAAAAAAACAGCAATGGAAACAGTCTATTCGGCAATAACATGGGTGGTTTTGGCGGCGGCAACGGCGGTAACGGCGGCGGTGGAAACCGAGGCAGCGGTGGAAAAGGAGGAAATTAATTATGAAACCTCTCATTCGACTCACCCATCTTAAAAAGATCTATCAAGTCGGCGATCAAACGATTCATGCCCTTAGAGATGTAGATCTGACGATCTACGAAGGTGAATTCGTAGCCATTATGGGCCCTTCAGGTTCCGGCAAATCCACCATGATGAATGTTCTAGGTTGTCTGGATAAACCTACTTACGGCGAGCATTATCTGGATGGTGTTGAAATCATGAAGGCGAATGACAAACAGCTTGCCCATATTCGCAATGAAAAAATCGGGTTTATCTTTCAAAGCTTTAATCTGCTTGCCAGAACTTCTGCGGTTGAGAACGTAGAATTGCCGATGCTGTATGCAGGTATTTCTTCCAAAGAAAGAAGAAAACGGGCCATTGATTCTCTTTCGAGTGTCGGTCTTGCAGAACGCCTTCACAATAAGCCAAATGAACTTTCTGGAGGACAGCAGCAGCGTGTGTCGATTGCCCGTGCCCTTGTTAACAATCCTGTTATCTTACTTGCGGACGAACCGACAGGAGCATTGGATACGAAAACGACCTATGAAATTATGAGCATTTTCCAACGTTTAAATGATGCTGGGAAAACCGTAATTTTGGTCACGCACGAGCCTGATGTTGCTGCATACGCAAAGCGCATTGTCCGATTCCGCGACGGTATGATTGAACAAGACGAATATATGGAACAGAAGCGGATTGCAGAACATGTGGAGGTGGAGTCATATGAACTTCTTTGAAAGTATTCGTATTTCTCTACGAAGCATAAAAGTTAATAAAATGCGTTCATTTCTTACTATGCTAGGCATCATCATAGGAGTTTGTTCTGTTATTATGATGGTTGCGATTAGCCAAGGGGCTACCTCATCGGTTACAAATCAAATTCAAAGCTTAGGAAGTAATTTACTCATTGTTTCTCCAGGACAGGTTGTTCAAGGGAATGTGAAAATGGGTGCCGGTTCAAAAGATACGCTTACTTTACAAGACATAAACGCTTTGAAAAATGTAAGCACCGTCCAAGGCGCTGCCCCGGATACAACCAAAAGTGCAACCGTGACCTATGGAGATACGAGTTATTCGACGACTATCGAGGGAACCAACCCTGATTTCCTTACGGTTCGTAATAGACAAATGCAACAAGGACGTTTCTTTACAGATCCGGAAATGAATGCAAATGGAAATGTGGCCGTCTTAGGAACGGATGTTGTCTCTAACTTGTTTGGGAATACCAACGCCAATGTGGTTGGGCGAACCATCAACATCAATAATATTCCGTTTACCGTTATCGGTGTGCTTCAGTCTCAAGGCTCTTCTGCGGCCACGAATAACGATGACCGCATCATTATTCCAATTACAACAGGCATGGATCGTATCTTTGGTTCGGCTTCGTTAAGAAATATCTATGTGTCTGCTGCTTCAGCAAATCAATTGAGTCAAGCACAACTAGATGTGGAAATGGCTCTCCGTTCTTCCCATAATTTAATGCCAAGTGATTCCGCAGATTTCCAAATTACCAATCAAAGTGACGTCTTATCCACAGCACAAGGCGTAACCAGCGTCATGACAACACTTCTTGCGGGAACAGCTGCAATATCCTTACTTGTAGGCGGAATCGGAATCATGAACATCATGCTTGTTTCGGTTACCGAACGGACACGTGAAATTGGGATTCGCAAGGCAATTGGTGCAGCCCGCGGAAGAATTTTAGCCCAGTTTTTAATTGAATCTATAGTTTTAAGTGTTGCAGGCGGCGTCACTGGAATCCTGTTCGGCTTTTTAGGCTCGAAAGCTATTACGCAGTTTGCACATATTACAACGGCGATTCAACTATCGCCAATCGTGTATTCCTTTATCTTCTCCTTCCTGGTTGGAGTCGTATTTGGAGTATACCCGGCTCGCAAAGCATCCCGATTGAATCCAATTGATGCGTTACGTTATGAATGAGAAAGGTGGATAAATGATGAGACAAACAATTAAATATAGCTTAGAGGTCTTGACTATGGCAGCCTTGCTTGCGGGGGTAGTTGGTTGTGGATCTTCTTCCGCAACCGCCAACACTCAAGCATCTCCTTCCGCAAGTAATCATACTGGAAATGGAAATGCGAATGGATATGGGAAAGGGAACGGAAATCGTCCCCCCGGTCAAGGCGGAGGCGGCATGTTTAACAATCAAGCGTTGTTAAGCTTGTTGAATATGGATCAAACGACATTGCAAAATGACTTGAAAAACGGAAAAACACTTGTTGATATTGGAAAAGAACACAGTGTAACCGAAGATCAGATTGTAAATGTCCTGGTTCAACAGCGTGTGGATGCTGCCAAAAAACAAGGGAAAACCGATGACGAAATCAATCAGAGCAAAGTTCAATGGACGGACCAAGCGAAAAATCAAGCAGAAAACCCAATGAATTTTAATCGCGGCGGCAGTGGCGGCGGCGGAAACCCAAAAGGCCAGTAATCCAGGAAATGCAGTTCTTTCCTATCATGCTATAAACAGCCCCAGCTTCTTTGAGAAGCTGGGGCTGTTTGCGAGCGGACATCTGGCAATTTATTGACAACGCATACGCTCAGCAGATTACACTGGAATCGCTTGCACACCGC includes:
- a CDS encoding FAD-binding dehydrogenase produces the protein MDFDVIVAGAGLTGLVAAAEIADAGKKVLLLDQEPESSIGGQAWWSFGGLFLVNSPEQRRLGIKDSKELAWQDWMGSAGFDKEDDEDYWGRKWAEAYVEFAAGEKRAWLHDMGVRFFPIVGWAERGGYLAEGHGNSVPRFHIVWGTGPGVVAPFERRIRQHMKDGSAEFRPRHRIDQLVKRNGAIVGVSGSILAPSSSSRGVESSREVIGEFNYQAQAVIVTTGGIGGNHDLIRKNWPSRLGEPPKHMLSGVPAHVDGRMITITEEAGGRVVNKDRMWHYTEGLKNWNPVWNNHGIRILPGPSSIWLDARGQRFPAPNFPGFDTLGTLEAIQKTGYCYSWFILTRKIIEHEFALSGSEQNPDLTGKSIRKVLARVLPGAPGPVQAFMDKGEDFIIADNLADLVSGMNKLTGENLLNLAVIERQIQARDRELDNSFTKDLQITALRGARNYIGDKLIRVAAPHKILDPKSGPLIAVRLNIVSRKTLGGLQTDLSGRVLNSSGEVIPGLYAGGEASGFGGGGIHGYRALEGTFLGGCLFSGRVAGRAIVADLR
- a CDS encoding efflux RND transporter periplasmic adaptor subunit, with protein sequence MAKKAKMISIAVAGLLLFGGGVTYYIEKPAAVAAQNIQLATVLRGDVSQTVSVSGTLAPANQVSFSSPGNGAKISAMNVKVGAKVQAGQVLATFDSTSAQIQLESAKANFASAQTKLSQAKKGSTSAQIAVQSANVEKAKANLNDAISNYDAAANDPKSTTSKKDQAKASKDQAQAAYDSAVEQLKSLKAGPDASSVQSAQASVDQAGSQVTQAQQTLDSYTIKAPFDGVVSAVNGQVGSPSANNAALLILDDASSAVLTATLQVSQTDITKIQSGMAAEVTTTALQGKTWKGTVTTVAPDSTTSNGLTTYAVGLNVENPDGLLRSGISINVTITTGTHSNVLYIPSMALKQTGNRTGVYIQDSAAGTNSNSSPSSSGNKQGNSSQNSSINGLKFVPIQTRYLTGSKVEVTSGLTEGEQIAIVMPTPSSNNNQKNSNGNSLFGNNMGGFGGGNGGNGGGGNRGSGGKGGN
- a CDS encoding ABC transporter ATP-binding protein, whose product is MKPLIRLTHLKKIYQVGDQTIHALRDVDLTIYEGEFVAIMGPSGSGKSTMMNVLGCLDKPTYGEHYLDGVEIMKANDKQLAHIRNEKIGFIFQSFNLLARTSAVENVELPMLYAGISSKERRKRAIDSLSSVGLAERLHNKPNELSGGQQQRVSIARALVNNPVILLADEPTGALDTKTTYEIMSIFQRLNDAGKTVILVTHEPDVAAYAKRIVRFRDGMIEQDEYMEQKRIAEHVEVESYELL
- a CDS encoding ABC transporter permease — encoded protein: MNFFESIRISLRSIKVNKMRSFLTMLGIIIGVCSVIMMVAISQGATSSVTNQIQSLGSNLLIVSPGQVVQGNVKMGAGSKDTLTLQDINALKNVSTVQGAAPDTTKSATVTYGDTSYSTTIEGTNPDFLTVRNRQMQQGRFFTDPEMNANGNVAVLGTDVVSNLFGNTNANVVGRTININNIPFTVIGVLQSQGSSAATNNDDRIIIPITTGMDRIFGSASLRNIYVSAASANQLSQAQLDVEMALRSSHNLMPSDSADFQITNQSDVLSTAQGVTSVMTTLLAGTAAISLLVGGIGIMNIMLVSVTERTREIGIRKAIGAARGRILAQFLIESIVLSVAGGVTGILFGFLGSKAITQFAHITTAIQLSPIVYSFIFSFLVGVVFGVYPARKASRLNPIDALRYE